One window of the Leptospiraceae bacterium genome contains the following:
- a CDS encoding histidine triad nucleotide-binding protein, translated as MQNCVFCRIVAKEIPARIVYEDEDLSAFHDINPQAPVHILVIPKKHIPSLAEIRPEDEGLLGKLLSKTSYIAKIAGVSEDGYRVVINTNRDAQQTVFHLHIHILAGRTFSWPPG; from the coding sequence ATGCAAAATTGTGTGTTTTGCCGTATTGTTGCGAAAGAAATCCCCGCAAGAATTGTTTACGAAGACGAAGACCTCTCAGCATTTCATGATATCAATCCTCAAGCTCCAGTTCATATTTTAGTAATCCCCAAAAAACATATACCATCCTTGGCTGAAATTCGACCCGAAGATGAGGGACTTCTTGGCAAATTACTTTCAAAAACATCTTATATTGCAAAAATAGCTGGTGTTTCTGAAGATGGTTATCGAGTTGTTATCAATACCAACCGAGATGCACAACAAACGGTTTTTCACTTACATATTCATATTTTAGCAGGTAGAACCTTCAGTTGGCCACCAGGCTAA
- a CDS encoding TlpA family protein disulfide reductase gives MLDYIKQNWLSLLIITLLIGYLLYQRIPLYISNSKLENQEITVNLRFQKLNGEIITLEDLKNKTIVLNFWATWCMPCKIEMPLLENTYNDLKDHVEILGITIEEKDTVIRYLENHKVSYPIILDTDYSITEYFNIMGYPSIIIIKDNKIVSASTGLNPLIKWKIRWYATNSIF, from the coding sequence ATGTTGGATTACATTAAACAGAACTGGCTTTCTTTGCTTATTATAACCCTTTTGATTGGATATTTGCTGTATCAACGAATCCCTTTATACATTTCGAATTCGAAGTTAGAAAATCAAGAAATCACTGTTAATTTGCGGTTTCAAAAACTCAATGGAGAAATCATTACATTAGAAGATTTGAAAAACAAAACCATCGTTTTGAACTTTTGGGCAACTTGGTGTATGCCTTGTAAAATAGAAATGCCCCTTTTGGAAAATACATACAACGATTTGAAAGATCATGTTGAGATTTTAGGAATCACGATTGAAGAAAAAGACACCGTGATTCGCTATTTAGAAAATCATAAGGTTTCCTATCCTATCATTTTAGATACGGATTATTCAATCACTGAATATTTTAACATCATGGGATATCCTTCTATCATTATCATCAAAGACAATAAAATTGTTAGTGCTTCGACAGGTTTGAATCCTCTGATTAAGTGGAAGATTCGCTGGTATGCAACAAATTCGATTTTTTGA
- a CDS encoding FAD-binding oxidoreductase: MELKKSKLISLVQKKIPKERILSKEVDLISYSYDASFYFLKPQLVVRPLNLDEVQFLLEIANEEKIPLTFRAAGTSLSGQAVGEGIIVDLSFGWKNYEILHNGESIRFEPGIIGNHLNVFLKPYKRKIGPDPASINACMMGGILANNASGMCCGVEFNSYHTLKNIKVLLANGYVLDTFDPDCEEKLQKYQPEIYQGILKIKRKIENHPELKQKIQTKFQIKNTTGYSLNAFVDFERATDILAHLMIGSEGTLGFIAEAELRTIPDPTFKYTGLLCFEDIFQACESIPLLKKLNAVAIELMDRSSIRSVENSPYVPEYLKELPETSTVLLVEFEFENPKDLEEFQKDFPQKIQNLKLVIPSDFSSDEEKRNILWNIRKGLFPSVGAVRKKGTTVIIEDVAFPLEKLPYATLDLQALFKKHGYENAIIFGHAKDGNLHFVITQKFETKEEIRQYDEFLKDVVSLVVDKYQGSLKAEHGTGRNIAPFVEKEWGRELYEIMHEIKTLLDPNGILNPGVILNPNPNAHIENLKQIPKFVEENVVANDFWKIQNELSEKCIECGFCESVCPSKNLTTTPRKRIILYRETIRNPKFLDAHLHDFEHYFFETCVKCGLCETPCPVKINTGNLVKSIKDKEHGLLSNQIAKKSVKFFYFIEKFIRLQLSLVFFLKKIFSFFVSYFESLTYRLNQILKTPVYYRELPPPSKWKKLIKNSLKTSKSTKPDFYYFPTCLSRVFGTHNGYDLVELVPKIAEKLSLRVEVLPTQGLCCSQPYESKGFLDAQKEMIQKTRNFLERVDPKIPIIVENTSCSYVFKIKREYKDFQFLDSIEWIEILQKQFPHRFRKVYQTLYVQNICSVQKLNATKKLISILTPIAQKVEVSSFSECCGFAGDKGIYTPDVMKSSTQQIKERLETKQYDGYVSSNLTCELGLTIGTKKNFKHHLYYIFMSLL, translated from the coding sequence ATGGAACTTAAAAAATCAAAACTCATTTCACTTGTCCAAAAAAAAATCCCAAAAGAACGAATCCTTTCAAAAGAAGTTGATTTGATTTCTTATTCTTATGATGCGAGTTTTTATTTTCTCAAACCTCAACTTGTTGTAAGACCACTCAATCTCGATGAAGTTCAGTTTTTACTCGAAATAGCAAATGAAGAAAAAATTCCTCTCACGTTTCGAGCTGCTGGAACAAGTTTATCAGGGCAAGCCGTTGGTGAAGGAATTATTGTTGATCTATCTTTTGGATGGAAAAATTACGAAATCCTCCACAATGGAGAGAGTATTCGATTCGAACCAGGGATCATTGGTAATCATTTGAATGTCTTTTTGAAGCCATACAAAAGAAAGATTGGACCTGATCCTGCTTCCATCAATGCTTGTATGATGGGGGGTATCTTAGCCAATAATGCCAGTGGGATGTGTTGTGGTGTAGAATTCAATTCTTACCATACGTTAAAAAACATCAAGGTTTTATTAGCAAATGGTTATGTCTTAGACACGTTTGATCCTGATTGTGAAGAAAAACTGCAAAAATATCAGCCTGAAATCTATCAGGGGATTCTCAAAATCAAAAGAAAGATTGAAAATCACCCAGAATTAAAACAAAAAATCCAAACCAAATTTCAAATCAAGAACACAACAGGTTATTCCTTGAATGCCTTTGTAGATTTTGAAAGAGCTACCGATATCTTAGCCCATTTGATGATTGGTTCAGAGGGAACATTAGGTTTTATTGCCGAAGCAGAGTTACGAACAATTCCGGACCCAACCTTCAAATACACAGGACTTTTATGTTTTGAGGATATTTTTCAAGCATGTGAATCCATCCCACTTCTGAAAAAACTAAACGCTGTAGCTATAGAATTGATGGATCGTTCTTCCATTCGTTCAGTGGAGAATTCTCCCTATGTCCCTGAATATTTAAAAGAGCTCCCTGAAACTTCCACAGTTCTTTTGGTAGAGTTTGAATTTGAAAATCCAAAAGATTTAGAAGAATTTCAAAAAGATTTCCCTCAAAAAATCCAGAACTTAAAGTTAGTGATTCCTTCGGATTTTTCAAGTGATGAAGAGAAACGAAATATTTTGTGGAATATACGAAAAGGGCTTTTCCCCAGTGTTGGGGCAGTCCGAAAAAAGGGAACCACTGTAATCATCGAAGATGTGGCGTTCCCTTTGGAGAAACTACCATATGCAACGTTGGATCTACAGGCTTTATTCAAAAAACATGGATATGAAAATGCCATCATTTTTGGTCATGCCAAAGATGGAAATCTGCATTTTGTGATCACACAAAAATTCGAAACCAAAGAGGAAATACGTCAGTATGATGAATTTCTTAAAGACGTGGTTTCACTGGTTGTGGATAAATACCAGGGTTCTTTAAAGGCTGAGCATGGCACAGGAAGAAATATTGCCCCTTTTGTGGAAAAAGAATGGGGTAGGGAGCTCTATGAAATCATGCACGAAATCAAAACTCTTTTAGACCCAAATGGGATTTTGAATCCGGGTGTGATTTTGAATCCTAATCCAAATGCTCATATTGAAAATCTAAAACAAATTCCGAAGTTTGTTGAAGAAAATGTCGTTGCAAATGATTTTTGGAAAATCCAAAATGAACTCTCTGAAAAGTGTATTGAATGTGGTTTTTGTGAATCGGTTTGTCCGAGTAAGAATCTCACCACAACACCCCGTAAAAGAATCATACTCTATCGAGAAACAATACGAAACCCAAAATTTTTAGATGCACATCTTCATGATTTTGAGCATTATTTTTTCGAAACTTGTGTGAAATGTGGTCTTTGTGAAACACCATGCCCAGTAAAGATCAATACAGGAAATTTGGTAAAATCCATCAAAGACAAAGAGCACGGTCTCCTATCCAACCAGATTGCGAAGAAGTCGGTGAAGTTTTTTTATTTTATCGAGAAGTTTATACGACTCCAACTTTCTTTGGTTTTCTTTCTCAAGAAGATTTTTTCTTTTTTTGTTTCATATTTTGAGTCACTCACATATCGCTTGAATCAAATCCTCAAGACACCTGTTTATTATAGAGAGCTGCCACCTCCCTCTAAATGGAAGAAGTTGATAAAAAACTCCCTCAAAACAAGCAAATCAACAAAACCTGATTTTTATTATTTCCCCACTTGTTTGAGTAGGGTGTTTGGAACTCACAATGGTTATGATTTAGTGGAGCTCGTTCCTAAGATTGCCGAAAAACTTTCCCTCCGGGTTGAGGTTCTTCCCACACAGGGTTTATGTTGCTCCCAACCCTATGAAAGTAAAGGATTTCTTGATGCACAAAAAGAAATGATTCAAAAAACCCGAAATTTTCTTGAAAGAGTTGATCCGAAAATACCCATCATCGTTGAGAATACTTCTTGTTCATATGTATTCAAAATCAAAAGAGAGTATAAAGATTTTCAATTTCTTGATTCAATTGAGTGGATAGAAATCTTACAAAAGCAGTTTCCCCATCGTTTTCGGAAAGTCTATCAAACACTTTATGTCCAAAATATTTGTTCTGTTCAAAAGTTGAATGCGACAAAAAAACTAATTTCTATTCTGACGCCTATCGCTCAAAAAGTAGAAGTTTCTTCATTTTCAGAATGTTGTGGTTTTGCAGGAGATAAAGGCATATACACCCCCGACGTCATGAAGTCATCTACTCAACAAATCAAAGAAAGGTTAGAGACAAAACAATACGATGGCTATGTAAGTAGTAATCTTACGTGCGAATTAGGTCTGACCATTGGGACTAAAAAGAACTTCAAGCACCATTTGTATTATATTTTTATGAGCCTATTATAA
- a CDS encoding SDR family NAD(P)-dependent oxidoreductase, producing the protein MKKLIFITGSTDGIGKALGIELLKKDYEVIFHGRKQERLNQTLKEVKDQTGITVKGYLSDLADFEQVTRMCEDIQKDFDKIDVFIHNAGTYEQRLQWNPDKIEKTMAVNFVSNVLINEKLFSFFSKSKEERKRNNDPMRIILVSSIAHQSGRYSFNDWFYPKSFNGYMAYANSKMAQIMYGYYIADIYKDHSITVNSLHPGVIDTKILRENFGMRGAPITEGIKTSLYLATSDEVKSITGKYFNNSRIDKSSSETYIKSHQQELYMKTKEVIKKYL; encoded by the coding sequence ATGAAGAAACTAATCTTTATTACAGGCTCTACCGATGGAATTGGAAAAGCTTTAGGAATTGAGCTTCTGAAAAAAGACTACGAAGTCATTTTTCACGGAAGAAAACAAGAACGATTGAATCAAACACTAAAAGAAGTCAAAGATCAAACAGGAATCACCGTCAAAGGTTATCTTTCGGATCTTGCGGATTTTGAACAAGTCACAAGGATGTGCGAAGACATCCAAAAGGATTTTGATAAAATAGATGTCTTCATTCACAACGCTGGAACGTATGAACAAAGGCTTCAATGGAATCCCGACAAGATCGAAAAAACCATGGCAGTAAATTTTGTTTCAAACGTTTTGATAAATGAAAAGTTATTTTCTTTTTTCAGTAAATCAAAAGAAGAACGAAAGCGAAATAATGATCCCATGCGAATTATCTTAGTAAGCAGCATTGCCCATCAAAGTGGAAGGTATTCCTTCAACGATTGGTTTTATCCGAAAAGTTTCAATGGCTATATGGCTTATGCTAATTCCAAAATGGCACAAATCATGTATGGCTATTATATAGCTGACATCTATAAAGATCATTCTATTACGGTGAACTCATTACATCCGGGAGTGATTGATACAAAAATACTAAGGGAAAATTTCGGCATGAGGGGAGCTCCCATAACCGAAGGGATAAAAACCTCCCTGTATTTAGCCACATCCGATGAAGTCAAATCGATTACAGGAAAATATTTCAATAATAGCAGAATCGATAAAAGCTCATCGGAAACCTATATAAAATCCCACCAACAAGAACTCTACATGAAAACAAAAGAAGTAATAAAAAAATATTTATAA
- a CDS encoding DEAD/DEAH box helicase, with the protein MNNPLIVQSDKTLLLEVHNPRFEECRAFCSKFADLEKSPEHFHTYRITPLSLWNAASSGMTAEEILNGLEEFTKYPLPKNVIKEIQEQISRYGKVKLVKEEDGELYIISEEPNFLKEIAHHRAIQNFIKEVQPNRIAILKEYRGHIKHALIKVGYPVEDLAGYEEGAAYHFNFRAVTRSGKSFGMRDYQRKAVEIFHAGGSKYGGSGVIVLPCGAGKTIVGLGVMQLVGAYTLILVTNTLSIRQWKNEILDKTDIPEEDIGEYSGEKKEIRPITIATYNIVTHRKKKGGEFTHYHLFSAANWGLIIYDEVHLLPAPVFRLTSELQAKRRLGLTATLVREDGLEEDVFSLIGPKKYDIPWKDLEKLSWIASAKCIEIRIDMDEELRAKYSVSDDREKYRIASENPLKLEVIKAILDEHEWNNVLIIGQYLDQLNTIAKRFKLPIITGQTPLSERERLYKAFREEKEPCLIVSRVANFSIDLPDARVAIQVSGTFGSRQEEAQRLGRILRPKGKDNMAYFYTIVSRDTTEETFAQNRQLFLTEQGYEYQIYTFEEYQKMKGKAKEIITQR; encoded by the coding sequence ATTAACAATCCTTTAATTGTTCAGTCTGATAAAACCTTACTCTTAGAGGTTCATAACCCTCGATTTGAAGAATGCCGAGCGTTTTGTAGTAAATTTGCGGATTTAGAGAAAAGTCCTGAACATTTCCATACTTATCGAATAACACCATTGTCATTGTGGAATGCTGCCTCAAGTGGTATGACGGCAGAGGAAATCTTGAATGGTTTAGAAGAATTCACTAAATATCCCCTACCCAAAAATGTCATCAAAGAAATCCAAGAACAAATCTCACGATATGGAAAAGTAAAACTCGTAAAAGAAGAAGATGGTGAGCTTTATATCATTTCCGAAGAACCTAACTTTTTGAAAGAAATCGCTCATCATAGAGCTATCCAAAACTTTATCAAAGAAGTTCAACCAAATCGCATTGCTATTTTAAAAGAATACCGAGGACACATCAAACACGCATTGATTAAAGTTGGTTATCCCGTTGAAGATTTAGCTGGTTATGAAGAAGGGGCTGCGTATCATTTTAATTTTCGAGCTGTTACTCGTTCCGGAAAGTCTTTCGGAATGAGGGATTACCAACGTAAAGCTGTCGAAATCTTTCATGCAGGGGGAAGTAAATACGGAGGATCGGGTGTGATTGTTCTTCCCTGTGGAGCAGGAAAAACTATCGTTGGTTTAGGTGTGATGCAATTGGTCGGAGCTTACACATTGATTTTAGTTACGAATACTTTATCCATTCGGCAATGGAAAAACGAAATCTTAGATAAAACCGACATTCCAGAAGAAGACATAGGGGAATACAGCGGCGAAAAGAAAGAAATTCGTCCCATCACGATTGCCACCTACAATATCGTAACCCATAGAAAGAAAAAAGGAGGCGAGTTTACACACTATCATCTTTTTAGTGCTGCCAACTGGGGACTAATTATTTATGACGAAGTTCATTTGCTTCCTGCTCCCGTTTTTCGTTTGACCTCGGAATTACAAGCAAAGCGTAGATTGGGATTAACTGCTACCTTAGTTCGAGAAGATGGATTAGAAGAAGATGTTTTTTCTCTGATCGGACCAAAAAAGTATGATATCCCATGGAAGGATTTAGAAAAGCTCTCTTGGATTGCCAGTGCTAAGTGTATAGAAATCCGTATAGACATGGATGAAGAACTTCGTGCCAAGTATTCTGTTTCTGATGATCGCGAAAAGTATCGAATAGCTTCTGAAAACCCATTAAAGTTAGAGGTTATCAAAGCCATTTTGGATGAACATGAGTGGAATAATGTTCTCATCATTGGTCAATATCTTGATCAGTTAAATACCATAGCCAAACGATTCAAACTACCTATCATCACAGGGCAAACCCCCCTATCAGAAAGGGAAAGACTTTACAAAGCCTTCCGAGAAGAAAAAGAACCCTGTTTGATTGTTTCGCGAGTAGCCAATTTCTCTATTGATCTACCTGATGCTCGTGTTGCCATTCAAGTCAGTGGAACTTTCGGCTCACGCCAGGAAGAAGCTCAACGATTAGGAAGGATACTACGCCCAAAAGGGAAAGACAATATGGCATACTTCTATACGATTGTATCAAGAGACACAACCGAAGAAACCTTTGCTCAAAATCGCCAACTATTTTTGACAGAACAAGGCTATGAATATCAAATCTACACATTTGAGGAATACCAAAAAATGAAAGGGAAAGCAAAAGAAATCATAACTCAGAGGTAA
- a CDS encoding DUF327 family protein, whose translation MISIEQGIVKNQTSSSWRLTQTNAQSTRETKETKKEKRVEDKENHKPKESNFLEILEEFIPSKKEPELHQLWVRLPEVESELIKNPTEDILEEYKNLVRQIAKLQIEKNVKIQTLKRKNSAGKEFLLSYVKIIDEKLHKMTLAIQSKRNTAFEILRNLREIRGLLIDMRS comes from the coding sequence ATGATTTCCATCGAGCAAGGAATTGTAAAAAATCAAACATCAAGTTCATGGAGATTGACTCAGACAAATGCTCAATCTACCAGAGAAACAAAAGAAACAAAAAAAGAAAAACGTGTTGAAGACAAAGAAAATCATAAACCAAAAGAATCGAATTTTTTAGAAATCTTAGAGGAATTTATCCCATCAAAAAAAGAGCCGGAATTGCATCAACTTTGGGTAAGGCTTCCTGAAGTTGAAAGTGAATTAATCAAAAATCCCACAGAAGATATATTAGAAGAATACAAAAACTTAGTAAGACAGATTGCAAAACTCCAGATTGAAAAGAATGTCAAAATCCAGACCCTCAAACGAAAAAATTCCGCTGGTAAAGAGTTTCTTCTTTCTTATGTGAAAATCATCGATGAAAAACTTCACAAAATGACGTTAGCCATTCAATCCAAAAGAAATACAGCGTTTGAAATTCTCAGAAACCTACGTGAAATTCGAGGATTGTTAATTGATATGCGAAGTTAA
- the nadB gene encoding L-aspartate oxidase, whose translation MEVLSCDFLVIGSGISGLYTTYYLSELGDVILITKATISESNTSYAQGGIASVLSEHDSYQSHIEDTLKAGAGLCDPKAVEILVKEGPTHIYKLLELGANFDRTPDGKLHLNREAGHSHDRIVHSKDLTGKEVVHVLMNVISKKKNVLILEHHVAVELITQYHVEEKGDPILKESVCYGAYVYSRKTWDIFPIYAKATILATGGAGQVYLHNTNPDVATGDGVALAYKAGATITNMEFYQFHPTSLYSPNQPPFLITEALRGYGAKLLNIDGEPFMHRYDERLELAPRDVVARAIDAEMKKTGSPHVYLDITHKNPEETKEKFPTIYQTCLERGIDITKQWIPVVPAAHYMCGGVEVDLWGRTKLKGLFAVGEVAHTGVHGGNRLASNSLLEGLVFGYRIYQYLKLNPIMKQNKKIKPWNKDGLNNPEEWILVQHNLQEIKTIMWNYVGIVRSNLRLQRALRRLELLYDEVMDFYRRTVIQNKILELRNITIVAKIITLSALHRKESRGLHYSTDYPENKKPSKEYTRILRLPEKEFYILKQ comes from the coding sequence ATGGAGGTGCTTTCATGTGATTTTTTAGTTATTGGAAGTGGTATTTCTGGACTTTATACCACTTATTATCTTTCTGAATTAGGAGATGTTATCCTCATAACGAAAGCTACAATATCTGAATCCAATACCTCCTACGCACAAGGTGGGATTGCGAGTGTTCTTAGCGAGCATGATTCTTACCAGAGCCATATCGAAGATACCTTAAAAGCCGGAGCTGGTTTATGCGATCCTAAAGCCGTAGAAATATTGGTAAAAGAAGGACCTACTCATATTTATAAATTATTGGAGTTGGGAGCCAATTTTGATAGAACCCCGGACGGCAAATTACATCTAAATCGGGAAGCAGGACATAGTCATGATCGCATCGTTCATTCCAAGGACTTGACGGGAAAAGAGGTTGTACATGTATTGATGAACGTCATATCAAAAAAGAAAAATGTCTTAATCTTAGAACATCACGTAGCTGTGGAATTAATCACACAATACCATGTAGAAGAAAAAGGAGACCCTATCCTCAAAGAATCTGTATGCTATGGAGCTTATGTTTATTCAAGAAAGACGTGGGACATTTTTCCCATTTATGCAAAAGCCACTATTTTAGCAACTGGAGGTGCAGGACAAGTATACCTTCATAACACAAATCCTGATGTAGCAACAGGTGATGGAGTAGCATTGGCTTATAAAGCTGGTGCCACCATTACCAACATGGAATTCTATCAATTTCATCCCACTTCATTATATAGTCCCAATCAACCACCATTTTTGATAACGGAAGCTCTGCGTGGTTATGGAGCAAAACTTCTCAACATTGATGGCGAACCTTTCATGCATCGATATGATGAAAGATTAGAACTCGCTCCCAGAGATGTTGTAGCAAGAGCTATCGACGCGGAAATGAAAAAAACCGGATCCCCACATGTATATTTAGACATAACCCACAAAAATCCAGAGGAAACCAAAGAAAAGTTCCCAACCATTTATCAAACATGCTTGGAAAGGGGGATTGATATTACAAAACAATGGATTCCTGTTGTGCCAGCTGCCCACTATATGTGTGGTGGTGTAGAAGTAGATCTCTGGGGAAGAACTAAACTAAAAGGTCTCTTTGCAGTAGGAGAGGTGGCTCATACGGGAGTTCATGGAGGAAATCGTTTGGCTTCTAACAGTTTATTAGAAGGCTTAGTGTTCGGTTATCGGATTTATCAATACTTAAAACTAAACCCAATAATGAAACAAAATAAAAAGATCAAGCCTTGGAACAAAGATGGACTAAATAACCCAGAAGAATGGATTTTAGTTCAACATAATCTCCAAGAAATCAAAACCATTATGTGGAACTATGTTGGAATAGTTCGATCCAACCTTCGACTACAACGAGCTCTGCGAAGACTTGAACTTCTTTACGACGAAGTCATGGACTTCTACAGAAGAACAGTAATTCAAAACAAAATATTAGAACTAAGAAACATCACAATAGTTGCTAAAATCATCACTCTTTCTGCTTTACACCGAAAAGAAAGCCGCGGACTTCATTACTCTACCGATTACCCAGAAAACAAAAAACCTTCAAAAGAATACACTCGTATTCTACGACTACCAGAAAAAGAATTCTATATACTAAAACAATAA
- a CDS encoding S41 family peptidase: MKFAKSIFVVLIGFSLYFTFCGCNQAETREIPSNFGRREFDEIINYALNHYYDPKLIDSKRAYINAAEFALKSLPYGLAIYPEEFYKNVQNLIKPERIVEGNIIKIQPEDSYVIIEPNYELLEAKNKAREEELRKLDPKQRLELNKKTQEEIRKEQQILDSYWDKTSFNREDFLKVIQFIENNLEKYSQPPKTAKTKNNEKHPNFGMNIVYFTAANGFLASFDPHSGLIDLKSWERMRKESEDSSFEGIGALLRGGGISDVVVETPLPGSPALNAGLRAGDIIRKVNGESISNLPLNEVVKRIRGPKDTIVELEIERPTEMKTYVLRIKRGVIEQKAVSSIYLPETIYYDFIKMKIGIIKITSFLFDKVPQSEMIRKEFYNLMEKSEGKLEGLIIDLRNNPGGDLDEAIKVAGLFLPERSVVVEIRGKNNQTEKRYSSQTPLVVNNKKIPVVVLVNASSASASEIFASALMDHNAALIVGERTFGKATVQGIRRMNDVLIKITTARYYAPNGYTIQVYGVEPDILISDEFDNSFPPKFREEDMWQHLPQLEKRQPDPNREEWVKKLQTIAKPWTIKAEEFLKQHQHDAIKPDAMLIRALPYIKVMKLYPNP, from the coding sequence ATGAAATTTGCAAAATCTATTTTTGTAGTTTTGATTGGTTTTAGCCTATACTTCACTTTCTGTGGATGCAATCAAGCAGAAACTCGTGAAATCCCATCAAATTTTGGAAGAAGAGAATTCGATGAAATCATCAACTATGCCCTAAATCATTATTATGATCCTAAACTTATTGATTCAAAAAGAGCTTACATAAATGCAGCAGAATTTGCTTTGAAATCTCTTCCTTACGGATTAGCAATTTATCCAGAGGAATTCTACAAAAACGTTCAAAACCTCATAAAACCCGAACGTATTGTTGAAGGAAATATCATCAAAATACAACCTGAGGATAGCTACGTCATCATTGAACCGAACTATGAACTATTAGAAGCAAAAAACAAAGCCAGAGAAGAAGAACTAAGAAAACTAGACCCAAAGCAAAGATTAGAGCTCAATAAAAAAACTCAAGAAGAAATCAGAAAAGAACAACAAATTTTAGATTCCTATTGGGATAAAACTTCTTTTAATCGGGAAGATTTCTTAAAAGTTATTCAATTCATTGAAAATAATTTAGAGAAGTATTCCCAACCCCCAAAAACCGCCAAAACAAAAAATAACGAAAAACATCCGAATTTTGGGATGAATATCGTCTATTTTACAGCAGCAAATGGTTTCTTAGCATCTTTTGATCCCCATAGTGGACTGATTGATTTGAAAAGTTGGGAAAGAATGAGAAAAGAATCAGAAGATTCTTCTTTTGAAGGAATTGGAGCTCTTCTTCGTGGTGGTGGTATATCTGATGTGGTGGTAGAGACTCCTCTTCCGGGTTCACCAGCTCTAAATGCAGGACTAAGAGCTGGAGATATCATACGAAAAGTCAATGGTGAATCCATCAGTAATTTGCCACTAAATGAAGTTGTCAAGCGAATACGTGGTCCCAAAGATACCATAGTAGAGCTTGAGATTGAAAGACCCACAGAAATGAAAACCTATGTTCTAAGAATCAAACGGGGTGTGATTGAACAAAAAGCCGTAAGTTCTATTTATCTTCCTGAGACTATTTATTATGATTTCATCAAAATGAAGATTGGAATCATCAAAATCACTTCTTTTCTTTTTGATAAAGTGCCTCAGTCCGAAATGATTCGAAAAGAATTCTATAATCTGATGGAAAAATCCGAAGGGAAGTTGGAAGGATTAATTATCGATTTAAGAAACAATCCCGGTGGTGATTTGGACGAAGCCATCAAGGTTGCGGGATTGTTTTTGCCAGAAAGATCCGTTGTTGTAGAAATTCGTGGGAAGAATAATCAAACTGAAAAACGATATAGTTCACAAACCCCTCTTGTCGTTAATAATAAAAAAATTCCTGTGGTGGTTTTAGTAAATGCGAGTTCTGCTTCTGCCAGTGAGATCTTTGCTTCTGCATTGATGGATCATAATGCAGCTCTAATCGTAGGAGAAAGAACGTTTGGAAAAGCAACAGTCCAAGGAATTCGGCGGATGAATGATGTTTTGATCAAAATCACCACTGCTCGATACTATGCTCCCAATGGATACACCATTCAAGTTTATGGAGTGGAACCTGATATTTTGATTTCGGATGAATTCGATAATTCCTTTCCTCCAAAGTTCCGTGAAGAAGACATGTGGCAACACCTACCTCAATTGGAAAAACGTCAACCTGACCCCAACCGAGAAGAGTGGGTAAAAAAACTCCAAACCATAGCCAAACCGTGGACCATTAAAGCCGAAGAATTCCTAAAACAACATCAACATGATGCAATCAAACCTGATGCCATGTTGATACGAGCTTTACCTTACATTAAAGTCATGAAACTCTACCCCAATCCTTGA
- a CDS encoding heme NO-binding domain-containing protein, protein MKGIIVEAIEELITKNFGKEQWQKLLEMCNLRKDTFFLATEDVPDTLVFCIIDAIGKTFNLTNRQIFELFSDYWTLQYAPRVFSHYYDECKNAKEFLLKMDEVHYETTKTIPDANPPRFEYHWKDKRTLKMKYKSKRGLIDLMIALIHSVGKYYNENLKIRKLSSEEVEIEFEY, encoded by the coding sequence ATGAAAGGCATAATTGTTGAAGCAATAGAAGAACTGATTACAAAAAATTTTGGGAAAGAACAATGGCAGAAACTCTTAGAGATGTGCAACCTAAGAAAAGATACATTTTTTCTCGCAACCGAAGATGTTCCTGATACTTTAGTTTTTTGTATTATTGATGCCATTGGCAAAACCTTCAACCTCACAAACCGGCAAATTTTTGAACTATTCTCAGACTACTGGACACTTCAATACGCACCAAGAGTTTTTTCGCACTACTATGATGAATGTAAGAATGCCAAAGAATTTCTGCTAAAGATGGATGAAGTTCATTACGAAACCACCAAGACAATACCAGATGCAAATCCCCCACGATTTGAATACCACTGGAAAGACAAAAGAACCCTCAAAATGAAATACAAATCCAAAAGAGGATTGATAGACTTAATGATTGCTTTAATACATTCAGTAGGAAAATATTATAATGAGAATTTAAAGATAAGAAAGCTTTCTTCAGAAGAAGTAGAAATTGAGTTTGAATATTGA